A window of Amycolatopsis australiensis contains these coding sequences:
- a CDS encoding DUF397 domain-containing protein — MRPQQLTGWHKSSHSHFEENACVEVGTGPGVVGVRDTKQPEPRPILTCSTTAFAAFLDHLTGGR, encoded by the coding sequence ATGCGCCCCCAGCAGCTCACCGGTTGGCACAAATCGAGCCACAGCCACTTCGAGGAGAACGCCTGCGTCGAGGTCGGCACCGGTCCCGGTGTCGTGGGCGTGCGGGACACCAAGCAACCGGAGCCCCGCCCGATCCTCACCTGCTCGACGACCGCATTCGCGGCGTTCCTCGACCACCTCACCGGCGGACGGTGA
- a CDS encoding GuaB3 family IMP dehydrogenase-related protein has translation MRDLVEIGMGRTARRAYDLDDVEIVPSRRTRSSSVVSTAWQIDAYRFDLPLVTHPTDATVSPGTAVAVGELGGLGVLNAEGLWARHANVEDAIFQLVRAAEDLEDATAVGRVLQELHAAPIRLDLLTEAIKTIRESGVTVAARVSPQHAAELTPDLIAAGVEILVVQGTIISAEHVQRDAEPLNLKEFIGRLDVPVIAGGVSDYRTAMHLMRTGAAGVIVGHGYTPGVTSTDRVLGIGVPMATAIIDAAAARRDYLDETGGRYVHVLADGGMTTSGDIAKAIACGADAVMLGAPLAAASDAPGQGLYWTAAAAHPSLPRSRVAAGPDYAVDLKTLLFGPSSDAEGVVNLFGALRRAMAKTGYSDLKEFQRVGLTVRR, from the coding sequence GTGCGGGACCTGGTCGAGATCGGGATGGGCCGCACCGCGCGGCGGGCGTACGACCTGGACGACGTCGAGATCGTGCCGTCGCGGCGGACCCGGTCGTCGTCGGTGGTGTCCACCGCTTGGCAGATCGACGCGTACCGCTTCGACCTACCGCTCGTCACGCACCCGACGGACGCGACCGTCTCGCCCGGCACCGCGGTCGCCGTCGGTGAGCTGGGCGGGCTGGGCGTGCTCAACGCCGAAGGTCTCTGGGCGCGGCACGCCAACGTCGAGGACGCCATCTTCCAGCTGGTCCGCGCGGCCGAGGACCTCGAGGACGCGACCGCGGTCGGCCGCGTGCTGCAGGAGCTGCACGCCGCGCCGATCCGGCTCGACCTGCTGACCGAGGCGATCAAGACCATCCGCGAGTCCGGCGTCACCGTCGCCGCGCGCGTGAGCCCGCAGCACGCCGCCGAGCTGACGCCGGACCTCATCGCCGCCGGCGTCGAGATCCTCGTCGTGCAGGGCACGATCATCTCCGCCGAGCACGTGCAGCGCGACGCCGAGCCGCTGAACCTCAAGGAGTTCATCGGCCGCCTCGACGTGCCGGTGATCGCCGGCGGCGTCAGCGACTACCGCACGGCGATGCACCTCATGCGGACCGGCGCCGCGGGCGTCATCGTCGGCCACGGCTACACGCCCGGTGTCACCAGCACCGACCGCGTCCTCGGCATCGGCGTCCCGATGGCCACGGCGATCATCGACGCCGCGGCCGCCCGCCGCGACTACCTCGACGAGACCGGCGGCCGGTACGTGCACGTGCTCGCGGACGGTGGCATGACGACGTCGGGCGACATCGCGAAGGCCATCGCGTGCGGCGCGGACGCCGTCATGCTCGGCGCCCCGCTGGCCGCGGCGTCGGACGCGCCCGGCCAGGGCCTCTACTGGACGGCGGCGGCCGCGCACCCGTCGCTGCCGCGCTCGCGCGTGGCGGCCGGGCCGGACTACGCCGTGGACCTCAAGACCCTGCTGTTCGGGCCGTCGTCCGACGCGGAAGGCGTCGTGAACCTCTTCGGGGCGCTTCGCCGCGCGATGGCGAAGACGGGCTACTCCGACCTCAAGGAGTTCCAGCGGGTGGGGCTCACCGTCCGCCGGTGA
- a CDS encoding DUF3574 domain-containing protein, whose amino-acid sequence MTRMAISRRTVVAAAAAAVLGLGGGVAASAASTPSPATPAVQSPGELWKRTELFFGTGKPDGTEVTDPEFAAFAEREITPAFPDGFTRLDGTGQWRGGTGAIVREHTHVIVLLYPFTDRDAEREIEGLRADYKKQFRQESVLRSDSVEKVSF is encoded by the coding sequence ATGACCAGGATGGCGATCTCCCGACGGACAGTGGTGGCCGCCGCCGCCGCGGCCGTGCTCGGACTCGGCGGCGGTGTCGCCGCATCGGCCGCTTCGACGCCTTCGCCGGCCACGCCGGCCGTGCAGTCACCGGGCGAGCTCTGGAAACGCACCGAGCTGTTCTTCGGCACGGGCAAGCCGGACGGCACCGAGGTGACCGACCCGGAGTTCGCCGCGTTCGCCGAGCGCGAGATCACCCCGGCGTTCCCGGACGGCTTCACCCGGCTCGACGGGACCGGCCAGTGGCGCGGCGGGACGGGAGCGATCGTGCGGGAGCACACGCACGTGATCGTGCTGCTGTACCCGTTCACCGACCGGGACGCCGAACGGGAGATCGAAGGGCTGCGAGCCGACTACAAGAAGCAGTTCCGGCAGGAGTCGGTACTGCGTTCGGACTCCGTGGAGAAGGTCTCCTTCTGA